In the Oryza glaberrima chromosome 6, OglaRS2, whole genome shotgun sequence genome, one interval contains:
- the LOC127777359 gene encoding protein HOMOLOG OF MAMMALIAN LYST-INTERACTING PROTEIN 5, with protein MGSDAEPAKGLLPYLQRADELQKHEPLVAYYCRLYAMEKGMRIPQKERTKTTNSLLISLMNQLEKDKKSLTLGSDDHLHVEGFALNVFAKADKQDRAGRADINTAKTFYAASIFFEILNQFGELQTDVEQKQKYAIWKAAEIRKALKEGRRPEAGPPGGDKDEAPDSTTTNSHLTDMGRSQSFGSGQHGNEASSQHVDQDFSRRDSFSAVQPGNNALRHSTEKFNDHVSAQSPYSPPPPQSQTPPQSQFSSPAQSSYSSPSYQGTDYPSSDVHKPPHGYSSAPYTSTDYPTNEVHKPPSNYSSPPYTRTDYPSSDSYNPQSNDKPDIPTYPHTYHQPPYTIEPQHTSQNYYSTETPAAPYNYSNFQSYPSFQDSSVPSVPTHQSSFYPASDGTSAVSYSPSGSNHPAPTQYHPSADTTTHQVTPPAAAPPASQYKYDSSYQPEVEKIAEAHKAARFAVGALAFDDVSVAVDHLKRALDLLTNPSAETH; from the exons ATGGGGAGCGACGCGGAGCCGGCCAAGGGGCTGCTGCCCTACCTGCAGCGCGCCGACGAGCTGCAGAAGCACGAGCCGCTCGTCGCCTACTACT GTCGGCTCTACGCGATGGAGAAGGGGATGAGAATTCCGCAGAAGGAGCGCACCAAGACCACAAACtccctcctcatctctctcATGAACCAGCTGGAGAAG GATAAGAAGTCGTTGACTTTGGGGTCTGATGACCATCTTCATGTAGAGGGGTTTGCATTGAATGTCTTTGCTAAAGCAGACAAACAGGATCGTGCTGGACGAGCGGACAT AAACACTGCAAAAACCTTCTATGCTGCCAGCATCTTCTTTGAGATCCTCAACCAATTTGGTGAGCTTCAGACTGAT GTTGAGCAGAAACAGAAATATGCCATCTGGAAGGCTGCTGAAATAagaaaagctctcaaagaaggacGGAGGCCTGAAGCTGGTCCTCCTGGTGGGGACAAAGATGAAGCACCTGACAGCACCACCACAAATTCCCATCTAACG GATATGGGGCGCAGCCAATCCTTTGGCAGTGGGCAGCATGGGAACGAAGCATCATCTCAGCATGTAGATCAG GATTTTAGCAGGAGGGATAGCTTCTCTGCGGTCCAACCAGGAAATAATGCACTCCGGCACAGTACAGAGAAGTTCAATGACCATGTCTCTGCCCAGTCACCTTAttcaccaccacccccacaaTCCCAGACGCCCCCACAATCCCAGTTTTCATCTCCTGCACAGTCATCTTATTCCTCTCCGTCATATCAAGGAACAGATTACCCTTCTTCTGATGTTCACAAACCACCCCACGGTTATTCATCCGCCCCATATACAAGCACAGACTACCCTACCAATGAGGTCCACAAACCACCATCCAATTATTCCTCACCACCGTACACAAGAACAGACTACCCTTCCAGTGATAGCTACAATCCCCAGAGCAATGATAAACCAGATATCCCTACTTATCCTCACACATACCACCAGCCACCCTACACAATTGAACCGCAGCACACATCTCAAAACTACTACTCTACAGAAACCCCAGCTGCTCCGTATAACTACTCTAATTTTCAGTCCTATCCAAGCTTTCAGGACAGCTCGGTACCTTCTGTCCCAACTCATCAGTCTTCGTTCTATCCTGCTAGTGATGGTACAAGCGCTGTATCATACTCTCCTTCTGGATCGAACCATCCTGCACCAACACAATACCACCCGAGTGCTGATACTACTACGCATCAAGTTACTCCCCCTGCTGCCGCACCACCGGCTAGCCAATACAAGTATGATAGCAGTTACCAGCCAGAAGTTGAAAAGATTGCCGAGGCTCACAAGGCAGCAAGATTTGCAGTTGGTGCCCTCGCATTTGACGACGTGTCGGTCGCTGTTGATCACCTGAAGCGCGCGCTGGATCTTCTGACGAACCCTTCCGCCGAAACTCATTAG
- the LOC127777360 gene encoding protein S-acyltransferase 11-like: MEQQPLLEVEQCVTSIPEDHEATCWGCGLRLIFASYAPVFKCGWCGAITQSNQISRKPDSVCFSHWRNFRDRFFVTVLILFMLFVICGGVWAIYPVVFSISTFCGIFHCILTGLLAVFTITSYCLASFKSAGAPADMRWGSYPMVGKNDLENYTFCTYCSKPKPPRAHHCRSCKMCVLDMDHHCPFIGNCVGASNHHAFVIFLISVVISCSYAAGMTIYSSYRIWPPLDFENLASTRRSMGYIKMLIEIIGTLASSAFFLSARGFVTVYLAFASLSVNAGIGVLLFQQLSYIYEGNTYLNRLSSPNVMHGERGLQNLIRFFGCPYSVSRVLSGYSNTGKLQDNSSSKLL; the protein is encoded by the exons ATGGAGCAGCAGCCGCTGCTCGAG GTAGAGCAATGTGTAACATCTATACCGGAAGATCATGAGGCCACTTGTTGGGGATGTGGACTCCGTCTCATTTTTGCAAGTTATGCACCTGTTTTTAAGTGTGGCTGGTGTGGAGCAATCACACAAAGTAACCAAATTTCAAGAAAACCTGACAGTGTATGCTTTTCTCATTGGAGGAATTTCCGGGACAGGTTCTTTGTGACTGTGCTTATCCTCTTCATGCTCTTCGTCATAT GTGGTGGTGTCTGGGCGATATATCCAGTTGTTTTCTCGATCAGCACATTTTGTGGCATCTTTCATTGCATATTAACAGGTCTACTAGCTGTATTTACCATCACAAGTTATTGCTTGGCCTCTTTTAAATCTGCTGGTGCACCGGCAGACATGCGGTGGGGCAGCTATCCCATGGTTGGGAAAAATGATCTGGAAAACTATACCTTCTGTACATACTGTAGTAAACCAAAGCCCCCAAGGGCACATCACTGCCGATCTTGTAAAATGTGTGTGTTAGACATGGATCATCATTGCCCATTT ATTGGGAACTGTGTGGGAGCTTCAAATCACCATGCTTTTGTAATTTTCCTTATTTCTGTGGTCATCAGTTGTAGTTATGCTGCTGGTATGACCATTTATTCAAGTTATCGTATATGGCCTCCACTAGATTTTGAAAATCTAGCATCAACTCGCCGTTCAATGGGTTATATAAAGATGCTAATTGAGATTATTGGTACCTTGGCAAGCTCTGCATTCTTCTTGTCAGCAAGGGGTTTTGTTACAGTATACCTTGCATTTGCTAGTCTATCAGTTAACGCTGGTATAGGTGTGCTGTTGTTCCAGCAACTTAGTTATATATATGAAGGAAATACATACCTTAACCGTTTAAGTTCGCCGAATGTCATGCACGGCGAGAGAGGCCTGCAAAATCTTATTCGATTTTTTGGGTGCCCCTACTCAGTTTCCAGAGTATTATCGGGCTACTCAAACACTGGCAAGTTACAGGACAATTCGAGCTCAAAACTTCTTTAG